A portion of the Drosophila innubila isolate TH190305 chromosome 3L unlocalized genomic scaffold, UK_Dinn_1.0 0_D_3L, whole genome shotgun sequence genome contains these proteins:
- the LOC117787462 gene encoding peritrophin-44, with product MQALLMLVAFVALLQLSTQTEYLSSSEDICRLFPDKTKLRKPGYCDRWITCKDSKSSDGGFCNGQLFNLGKGSCQKSLESSDTYCKAPCGSKSNGYIGDTFNCANWYFCNKTTVLSSGICSNGMYFDQNKQMCLYPKDTICNAKFELCQIVPTGVKIRDEHNCDKYITCKAGKATTTTCPEGLYYDVTSGNCIKKSLVPCHKIPHPIEVCGTKKLAKRNVFVSDGATCRGYFYCRDLGSGVPDPTPAWHQCPLEFFFNEERAGCEARVDRKCAEDRCDGRGNEYELAEIPGCQHYIKCVNGAESGEILKCDDDMYFDAEAQRCTTTMKAYGICTK from the exons ATGCAAG CATTACTAATGCTAGTGGCATTTGTAGCCCTGCTGCAGCTCAGCACCCAAACGGAGTATCTGAGCAGCAGTGAGGACATTTGCCGTCTATTTCCGGATAAGACCAAGTTACGCAAGCCCGGCTACTGCGATCGTTGGATTACGTGCAAGGATTCTAAGAGCTCCGATGGCGGCTTTTGTAATGGCCAGCTTTTCAATTTAGGCAAGGGATCTTGCCAGAAATCACTTGAATCCTCGGACACTTACTGCAAAGCACCGTGCGGCTCGAAGAGTAACGGCTACATAGGGGACACATTCAACTGTGCCAATTGGTATTTCTGCAACAAGACTACGGTTCTAAGTAGTGGTATTTGCTCGAACGGCATGTACTTTGACCAGAACAAACAGATGTGCCTCTACCCCAAGGATACCATATGCAATGCCAAGTTTGAGCTATGCCAAATTGTGCCCACCGGAGTGAAGATTAGGGATGAACATAACTGCGATAAGTACATTACTTGTAAGGCAGGTAAGGCCACTACGACTACTTGTCCCGAAGGACTCTACTATGATGTGACAAGTGGCAATTGCATCAAAAAATCCTTGGTCCCATGCCATAAGATCCCGCATCCTATCGAAGTGTGTGGCACCAAAAAGCTGGCGAAGCGTAACGTCTTTGTTTCCGATGGCGCAACCTGTCGTGGGTATTTCTATTGCCGTGATCTCGGATCTGGTGTTCCGGATCCCACACCGGCCTGGCATCAATGTCCACTTGAGTTTTTCTTTAACGAGGAACGTGCAGGTTGCGAGGCAAGAGTCGATCGAAAGTGCGCTGAGGATCGTTGCGATGGTCGGGGTAATGAATACGAACTGGCTGAGATCCCTGGCTGCCAACACTACATCAAATGTGTGAATGGTGCAGAGAGTGGAGAGATTCTTAAGTGTGACGATGACAtgtattttgatgcagaagcTCAGAggtgcacaacaacaatgaaggCTTATGGTATCTGTACCAAATAA
- the LOC117787857 gene encoding uncharacterized protein LOC117787857, producing the protein MDNFCVPKAINRHVMQAFTALQGKRSGTMFVLADSIIQQVQYQMRRNRRLLNVECNVKKCLSSLTHLGILVRSGTSEYALRQNLEFDQGVSAIPWQTSESAKKIVKPKRTVKKPKSLTTKSRNIKNGIIKTKLRETVAKSIGPTSKCDHTQFKRNCVQCMESHPAYSALLNSLNEIGRPIKNMARSVTDMEVDPMNLHTESPDVKVTAGFISIVSPCLIPQFY; encoded by the exons ATGGATAATTTCTGTGTGCCCAAAGCAATCAATCGTCACGTGATGCAGGCATTTACTGCACTACAGGGCAAACGTTCGGGTACAATGTTTGTGCTAGCGGATTCAATCATACAACAGGTTCAATACCAGATGCGACGCAATCGAAGGCTGCTTAATGTGGAGTGTAATGTCAAGAAGTGTCTCAGCTCCCTGACTCATCTTGGCATATTGGTACGCTCCGGAACTTCTGAGTATGCCTTGCGCCAAAATTTAGAGTTTGACCAAGGTGTTAGTGCGATTCCCTGGCAGACAAGCGAATCAGCTAAAAAAATCGTG AAACCTAAACGCACTGTGAAGAAGCCCAAATCGCTGACGACAAAGtcaagaaatattaaaaatggcaTAATTAAGACAAAGCTACGCGAGACAGTTGCCAAATCAATTGGTCCGACGTCCAAGTGTGATCATACCCAATTCAAACGCAATTGTGTCCAGTGCATGGAAAGTCACCCGGCCTATTCCGCGcttctaaattcattaaatgaaattggacggccaataaaaaatatggcaAGAAGCGTCACTGACATGGAAGTGGACCCAATGAACCTTCATACAGAAAGTCCAGATGTTAAGGTTACAGCCGGATTCATTTCCATTGTCAGCCCTTGTCTTATTCCACAATTTTATTAG